A segment of the Pantoea sp. At-9b genome:
ATTTTCGCTGCATATTACGAATGAAAGTTAAAACTAATTCATTCGAAACCTCGTACCCGGACCAGGAGTTGCTATGAACATTCCTTTTACTTCGGTAACCCTCCCAGAAGATCACAAGGCGAAAATCCGCCTGATGAAACAACAACTCAGAAAACAAATTGGCGATGTCGAAGGTTTATTCCTTCAAGTGAAAGCCAAAATCAATCAGGCGATTGCGCAAGCGAAGGAAGATGAAGCACAGCGTGGCACCGCTTGGCCGGTGGTGAGCTGGCGGGATATCGCTGAAAAAAACGTCACTCAGGAACAAATCGATTTTATTAAGCGGCGCGGTTGCGTGGTGGTGAAGCAAAACTTTGCCCGTGAGCAGGCGCTGGCGTGGGATAAAGCCATGCTCGATTATCTTGAGCTGAACGATTTTGATCGTCAGTATCGTGGTCCGGGTGACACTTTCTTTGGCAGCCTGGAAGCGTCAAGACCGGAAATTTATCCTATTTACTGGTCAAAATCGCAAATGGAAGCCCGGCAAAGTGAAGGGATCGCGCTGACGCAATCGTTCCTGAACCGGTTGTGGAAATTTAACAGTGGCGGCATTAACTGGTTTGATCCGGACGTCAGCATCATCTATCCCGATCGCATCCGCCGCCGTCTGCCCGGCACCACCTCGAAAGGGCTGGGTGCTCATACCGATTCCGGCGCGCTGGAGCGCTGGTTGCTGCCCGCCTATCAGCAGGTATTCAGCAAAATCTTCAATAATCAATTTGCGGACTACGATCCTTGGGACGCCGCCCACCGTACTGACGTCAACGAATATGATGTGGCGAACACCACCAAATGTTCGGCGTTCCGCACTTTCCAGGGCTGGACGGCACTGTCGGATATGGAGGCCGGTCAGGGTTTGTTGCATGTGGTACCCGTACCGGAAGCAATGGCGTATGTGTTGTTACGTCCATTGTTGAGCGATGTTCCGGAAGATGAACTGTGCGGCGTTGCCCCTGGCAAGGTGTTGCCGATCTCTGAGCGTTGGCATCCGGATTTGATCGCAGGTTTGTGTTCCATTCCGCCGTTACAGGCCGGAGATTCGGTCTGGTGGCACTGCGATGTGATCCACGCCGTAGCACCGGTTGAAGACCAGCAGGGCTGGGGAAATGTGATGTATATTCCCGCCGCCCCGTTGTGCGATAAGAATCTGCGCTATGCCGAAAAAGTCGCCAATGCGCTCGACTTCGGCATCTCCCCGCCTGATTTCCCACGCGAAGATTATGAGCGGGACTGGCAGGAGCGCTTCACCACCGCAGACCTGAATGCCATCGGCAGACGTAGCCTGGGATTAGCCTGATCGCGATCCGCCCGGTGCTGCCGGGCGGGTTTCTGTTACACTGCCGAGATTATCCCAACCGTGCCTAAGCCTGATGCGATGAATAGCCGACACGAACAGATTATCCAGCTGGTGAACGAAAGAGGCAGCGTCTCTGTTAACGAACTTTCGCAGTTAACCGGCGTTTCCGAAGTGACCATCCGTCAGGACCTCAACGCGCTGGAGCGCGAAAATTTCCTGCGCCGCATCCACGGTTCTGCCGTTGCGCCCGACAGCGATGATGTGGGTTCGCGCATGCGCACCCGTTACAAAATCAAACAGGCCATCGCTGAGCGCGCCGCTGCGTTAGTCAATGACGGTGAAGCCATTTTCATCGAAGGCGGTAGCACCAATGCCCTGCTGGCGCGCTGTCTGGCAAACCGCAAAGATTTGACCATCATTACCGTCAGTCACTACATCGCTCAGGTACTGCGTGACTCGCAATGTGAGGTGATTATCCTCGGCGGCCAGTACCAGAAAAGCAGCGAGTCGGTAGTGGGTTCGTTGACCCGCTTCTGTATCCAGCACATCAATTTCCATAAAGCGTTCCTTGGCGTGGATGGCTGGCATGCGGAAACCGGTTTTACCGGCCGGGATATGATGCGCTGTGATGTGATCAATGCGGTGATGGCAAAGCACACCTACACCATTGCCATCACTGACTCATCCAAGTTCGGTGTGATCCATCCCTACCCCAGTTCACCGGAACACCCGTTTGACGCGGTGATTACCGATGATGGCATTCCCACCGCCGCGCGTGAAACCTTGTCTGAAGCCGGGGTGCGGTTAGAACTGGTGGCACAACCTGTGTAGCGTAGCAACGCACAAATTGATCGTTGCCCGGCTCAGGGATAAGCGCATGATGTCCTCCTTTGGCCTAACACCAGGATCAACACATGAGCAAATTGTTTAGTCCCGTCAAACTGGGTTCACTTGAACTGGATAACCGCATTGTCATTGCCCCGATGTGCCAATACTCGGCACAGGAAGGTTGTGCCACCGCATGGCATCGCATCCACCTGGGGCAACTGGCGTTTTCAGGGGCGGGGTTACTGATCGTCGAAGCGACTGCCGTCGAAGCGCAGGGACGTATTTCACCGCAGGATCTGGGGTTGTGGGATGACACAACGGAACAGGCGTTACAGACTGTAGTGAACGATATTCGTCAGTACGCCGACATTCGCCTCGGTATCCAGTTGGGCCATGCCGGGCGTAAAGCTTCAACCTTCGCGCCGTGGCAGGGCGGTACACAAATTCCGCAGGCACAACAAGGCTGGCAAACTGTCGCGCCTTCCGCTATCCCGATGCATGAAGGTGAGCACCCACCCACTCCCCTTACCCATGCTGACCTTGAGCGTATTAAACAATCCTTTGTCGCCAGCGCCCTGCGCGCGGTACGCATTGGTTTTGAACTGATTGAACTGCATGCCGCTCACGGTTATTTGCTGCACCAGTTCCTGTCACCGCTTGCCAACCAGCGTGATGATGAATACGGCGGCAGCCTGGAAAATCGCATGCGCTTCCCGCTGGAAGTGTTGGAGGCGGTGCGCGCCGCCGTACCTGCTCACGTGGCCGTCGGTGTCAGGATTTCCGCCACCGATTGGGTCGAGGGTGGCTGGGATGTGGCACAATCTGCTGAATTCTGTCAGAAAATTGAAGCGCTGGGATCGGCCTATGTACATGTTTCCAGTGGCGGCCTGTCGGCACAACAGAAAATCACCGTGTCGGCGGGTTATCAGGTGCCGTTTGCCCGAGAGCTGCGCAAAGTGACCCGTATGCCGGTGATCGCCGTCGGGCTGATCACCGAACCGCGCATGGCGGAAGACCTGTTACAGGATGGCGACGCCGATCTGGTGGCTCTGGCGCGCGGCATCCTGTATGACCCGCGCTGGCCGTGGCATGCCGCAGCCGAATTGGGTGCCAGCGTACATGTACCCCCGCAATATCTGCGTTCGGAACCGCATGGGGTGAAAGGCAGCATTAAATCACGCTAAGCGGGCGGAAATAAAAAAAGCACTGCCTGAGCAGTGCTTTAATAAAAGCGTCAGTCATTAAAACCTACTGAATGCAGCGCTTTAATAATTTAAGCTGCGACTTTCTGATAAGGCAATGGCGCGGTTAATGCGACCATAACTGATTTGCAGAAAATGCATTTTGCGCCATGAGGATTCTTACTGCTGATGTCATATGCAGAGGTTCTGTATTGAGAACTCTGGCAATGTGGACATCTCAAACGGTTTGCTACTGACGTAATTTTAAAGACCTACCACATTGACTGCTGAAGGGCCTTTCTGACCATCTTCAACTGAAAATTCAACACGTTGACCTTCGTCAAGTGAACGGTAATCTGTACCCTGGATAGCGGAGTAATGAACGAATACGTCCTTGCTACCATTTTCAGGAGAGATAAAACCGAAACCTTTCTCTGAATTGAACCACTTAACCGTTCCACGGATTTTATTAGACATAATATATACCTTTTCAATGAGCCTTACGGCGATAGAGGCTGAGTTGCAGCAACGAATCAGATCTTGGGATAAAACTCAAAGAGAAAGGCTGGAATACGGCACTAAACTGGATGAGAAATACTATGGGAACCAACTTTGATACTGTCTGCTAATCAGACCGACGGCGCATTAACGCACGTATAAATATCATATGCAAGATAAATATTAATGGGTATGCATAACATCACGCAGCACGGTATAAATCCGCTCATCCATGGATTGCGATACGTTGAAGCGCAAAAACCGATCGCACATGCCTGACTGGCTAAAGGTGTTGCCAGGTGCCAGCACCACTCCTTGCCGCAGGCAGGCACGAGAAATGTCAGCAGCATCGAATCCTTGCGGCAGTTCGCACCATAAAAACAGCCCGCTTTGTGGTACCAACCACGGTCGAATACCCAGCTCCCCGAGTCGCTGCATGACTTGTTGCCGATTATCGGCAAGTCGCTGCTTGAT
Coding sequences within it:
- a CDS encoding DNA-binding transcriptional regulator YciT, producing MNSRHEQIIQLVNERGSVSVNELSQLTGVSEVTIRQDLNALERENFLRRIHGSAVAPDSDDVGSRMRTRYKIKQAIAERAAALVNDGEAIFIEGGSTNALLARCLANRKDLTIITVSHYIAQVLRDSQCEVIILGGQYQKSSESVVGSLTRFCIQHINFHKAFLGVDGWHAETGFTGRDMMRCDVINAVMAKHTYTIAITDSSKFGVIHPYPSSPEHPFDAVITDDGIPTAARETLSEAGVRLELVAQPV
- a CDS encoding DUF1479 domain-containing protein; the encoded protein is MNIPFTSVTLPEDHKAKIRLMKQQLRKQIGDVEGLFLQVKAKINQAIAQAKEDEAQRGTAWPVVSWRDIAEKNVTQEQIDFIKRRGCVVVKQNFAREQALAWDKAMLDYLELNDFDRQYRGPGDTFFGSLEASRPEIYPIYWSKSQMEARQSEGIALTQSFLNRLWKFNSGGINWFDPDVSIIYPDRIRRRLPGTTSKGLGAHTDSGALERWLLPAYQQVFSKIFNNQFADYDPWDAAHRTDVNEYDVANTTKCSAFRTFQGWTALSDMEAGQGLLHVVPVPEAMAYVLLRPLLSDVPEDELCGVAPGKVLPISERWHPDLIAGLCSIPPLQAGDSVWWHCDVIHAVAPVEDQQGWGNVMYIPAAPLCDKNLRYAEKVANALDFGISPPDFPREDYERDWQERFTTADLNAIGRRSLGLA
- a CDS encoding cold shock domain-containing protein, yielding MSNKIRGTVKWFNSEKGFGFISPENGSKDVFVHYSAIQGTDYRSLDEGQRVEFSVEDGQKGPSAVNVVGL
- a CDS encoding cold-shock protein is translated as MTSVANRLRCPHCQSSQYRTSAYDISSKNPHGAKCIFCKSVMVALTAPLPYQKVAA
- a CDS encoding NADH:flavin oxidoreductase/NADH oxidase, with amino-acid sequence MSKLFSPVKLGSLELDNRIVIAPMCQYSAQEGCATAWHRIHLGQLAFSGAGLLIVEATAVEAQGRISPQDLGLWDDTTEQALQTVVNDIRQYADIRLGIQLGHAGRKASTFAPWQGGTQIPQAQQGWQTVAPSAIPMHEGEHPPTPLTHADLERIKQSFVASALRAVRIGFELIELHAAHGYLLHQFLSPLANQRDDEYGGSLENRMRFPLEVLEAVRAAVPAHVAVGVRISATDWVEGGWDVAQSAEFCQKIEALGSAYVHVSSGGLSAQQKITVSAGYQVPFARELRKVTRMPVIAVGLITEPRMAEDLLQDGDADLVALARGILYDPRWPWHAAAELGASVHVPPQYLRSEPHGVKGSIKSR